From Cyclobacteriaceae bacterium, a single genomic window includes:
- a CDS encoding DoxX family protein codes for MKNQITKSDLSSALLLLRVVLALVIFPHGAQKLFGWYGGYGFTGTMQFFTETIGMPWLLGFLTILLETVGTLALLAGLGTRALGVAFTFLAAGIVFTTHLPNGFFMNWFGNQAGEGYEYFILWAGMTITLVITGGGRYSLDYLLRKDKTSIPPIDRF; via the coding sequence ATGAAAAATCAAATCACCAAATCAGATCTGTCTTCAGCATTGCTCTTGCTCAGAGTAGTCCTTGCCCTCGTTATCTTCCCGCATGGCGCACAAAAACTATTCGGATGGTACGGCGGATATGGCTTTACCGGAACGATGCAATTCTTTACCGAAACTATCGGGATGCCATGGCTTCTGGGATTTTTAACTATCCTGCTTGAGACAGTAGGAACGCTTGCCTTACTGGCAGGCCTGGGAACAAGAGCACTTGGAGTCGCCTTTACTTTTCTTGCAGCAGGAATTGTATTCACAACACATTTACCAAATGGATTCTTTATGAACTGGTTTGGCAATCAGGCCGGAGAAGGATATGAGTACTTTATTCTCTGGGCAGGCATGACTATCACACTGGTCATCACAGGAGGCGGAAGGTATTCACTGGATTATCTTCTCCGGAAAGACAAGACGAGCATCCCTCCAATAGATAGATTTTAA
- a CDS encoding sulfite exporter TauE/SafE family protein, which translates to MAKTGVHGAGMLCVPLFAIVYGGKLSSGLMLPLLVIADVMGVWYYHRHASFAHLKILFPWAALGVIAGSWAGNYIPEDTFRVIMAITIFASLIAMIWLELGGKEKIPDSIYLGIAAGFLGGFTSMVGNLAGTVMVIYFLSMRLPKNVFIGTTAWFFLVVNWFKVPFHIWVWHTINIDGWILALYLTPAIVLGAFLGIAFVKKMSENVYRWFIVAMTLVAAIVMLLK; encoded by the coding sequence ATGGCGAAGACCGGTGTTCATGGTGCCGGAATGCTTTGTGTCCCCCTGTTTGCAATAGTGTATGGTGGTAAATTATCAAGCGGACTGATGTTGCCGCTGCTCGTCATTGCAGACGTCATGGGTGTCTGGTACTATCATCGTCATGCTTCTTTTGCGCATTTGAAGATCCTGTTCCCCTGGGCAGCATTAGGTGTCATCGCAGGAAGCTGGGCGGGTAACTACATCCCTGAAGATACATTCAGGGTCATCATGGCCATCACTATTTTCGCCAGTCTGATTGCAATGATATGGCTTGAGCTGGGAGGGAAGGAAAAAATTCCTGATAGTATTTACTTAGGGATCGCTGCAGGATTTCTGGGAGGATTTACTTCGATGGTTGGCAATCTTGCCGGCACTGTGATGGTAATTTATTTCCTGAGCATGCGGTTACCCAAGAATGTTTTCATTGGAACCACAGCATGGTTTTTTCTCGTCGTTAATTGGTTCAAGGTACCTTTCCATATCTGGGTATGGCATACCATCAACATAGACGGATGGATACTCGCACTCTATCTGACACCCGCTATTGTGCTGGGAGCCTTTCTCGGAATTGCCTTTGTCAAGAAGATGAGTGAAAATGTTTATCGCTGGTTTATTGTCGCCATGACATTGGTAGCTGCGATTGTAATGTTGTTGAAGTAG
- a CDS encoding HAD family hydrolase, protein MSDQSQLKVIAFDADDTLWDNEIYFQETEKKFFELLEEYLPQHSTARELLRIEIKNIPLYGYGIKAFMLSMIETAIHVSDKTIGNTVIEKIIQYGQELLDKPIQKLEGVEDVLIALKGKYRLVVATKGDLLDQERKLKKSGIINYFHHTEIMSEKADSDYLKLIRHLDIQPHEFMMIGNSIKSDILPVLNIGGHAFHIPYHVTWGHEKIEKKVEHQNFRQLNNIREVLNFI, encoded by the coding sequence ATGTCAGACCAAAGCCAACTCAAGGTAATTGCATTTGATGCAGATGATACACTCTGGGATAATGAGATCTACTTCCAGGAGACGGAAAAAAAATTCTTTGAGCTATTGGAGGAATATCTTCCCCAACATAGTACCGCAAGAGAACTTCTGCGGATTGAAATAAAGAACATCCCGCTGTACGGTTATGGCATCAAGGCATTCATGCTCTCGATGATTGAAACGGCTATTCATGTTTCCGACAAGACCATTGGAAACACGGTGATCGAGAAGATCATACAATATGGACAGGAGCTTCTTGATAAGCCTATTCAGAAACTGGAGGGAGTCGAAGATGTTCTGATTGCACTTAAAGGAAAATACAGGCTGGTGGTTGCGACGAAGGGAGATCTTCTGGACCAGGAACGCAAACTAAAGAAATCGGGGATCATCAATTATTTCCATCACACAGAGATCATGTCTGAGAAGGCAGATTCGGATTATCTGAAACTCATCCGTCACCTGGACATTCAGCCACATGAATTTATGATGATCGGCAATTCAATTAAGTCGGATATCCTGCCTGTTCTTAATATCGGCGGTCATGCATTTCATATACCTTATCATGTTACGTGGGGTCATGAGAAAATTGAGAAGAAAGTCGAACATCAGAACTTCCGGCAACTCAACAACATCCGGGAAGTCTTAAACTTTATTTAA
- a CDS encoding AMP nucleosidase, whose product MKTKEQIVENWLPRYTGLALEDFGDYILLTNFDNYVKKFAEWHNVEVHGMDKAMRSATAEGITIINFGMGSPNAATIMDCLSAVKPKGCLFLGKCGGLKKKNDLGDFILPIAAIRGEGTSNDYFPPEVPALPAFALQKAISTTIRDNNQDYWTGTVYTTNRRVWEWDEQFKDYLIKIRAMAIDMETATIFSTAFYNEIPAGAILLVSDQPMVPDGVKTEASDKVVTASYVDLHLKIGIDSLKQLINNGATVKHLRY is encoded by the coding sequence ATGAAGACAAAAGAACAAATTGTAGAAAATTGGTTACCCCGCTATACAGGTCTTGCCCTGGAAGATTTCGGAGACTATATCCTCCTCACCAACTTTGATAACTATGTAAAGAAATTTGCTGAATGGCACAACGTGGAAGTTCATGGAATGGACAAGGCTATGCGAAGTGCTACTGCAGAAGGAATCACCATTATTAATTTCGGAATGGGAAGTCCGAATGCAGCGACGATTATGGACTGTCTGTCAGCGGTTAAGCCCAAGGGATGTCTGTTCCTGGGCAAGTGCGGCGGACTTAAGAAGAAGAATGATCTGGGAGATTTTATCCTTCCTATCGCTGCCATCAGAGGAGAAGGAACATCGAATGACTATTTCCCACCGGAAGTTCCTGCCCTGCCAGCCTTCGCATTGCAGAAAGCAATTTCAACTACCATCCGTGATAATAATCAGGATTACTGGACGGGTACTGTTTATACAACCAATCGTCGGGTTTGGGAGTGGGATGAACAGTTCAAGGATTATCTGATCAAGATCAGGGCGATGGCCATTGACATGGAAACGGCGACGATCTTCTCAACGGCTTTTTATAATGAGATTCCGGCTGGTGCTATTCTTTTAGTTTCGGATCAACCGATGGTACCGGATGGAGTGAAGACTGAGGCAAGCGATAAAGTAGTAACTGCAAGCTATGTTGACCTTCATCTAAAGATTGGAATCGACTCACTTAAGCAATTGATTAATAACGGCGCAACGGTGAAGCACCTGAGATATTAA
- a CDS encoding type I restriction enzyme HsdR N-terminal domain-containing protein gives MTPLNLPAYDFKVKKSEGKVWIFDSLRKKFVVLTPEEWVRQHFASFLIQEHHYPKSLFKIEGGLSYNKMLKRSDILIHDRSGKAWMLVECKSPSIKLSQKAFNQVAIYNMTIGAKYIAVTNGMVHFCCIAPKPGQEGKFLEDFPDFENLESPESLQL, from the coding sequence ATGACTCCTCTCAATCTTCCGGCCTATGACTTCAAAGTTAAGAAGAGTGAGGGAAAAGTATGGATTTTTGATAGTCTGCGTAAAAAATTTGTAGTCCTTACCCCCGAGGAATGGGTAAGACAGCACTTTGCGAGCTTCCTGATTCAGGAGCATCATTACCCAAAATCACTCTTTAAGATCGAAGGAGGCCTTTCCTATAACAAAATGTTGAAGCGGTCAGACATTCTTATTCATGATCGTTCAGGTAAGGCATGGATGCTGGTGGAGTGTAAATCTCCTTCCATCAAGCTAAGTCAGAAGGCTTTTAATCAGGTGGCAATCTATAATATGACGATCGGAGCAAAATATATTGCTGTCACCAATGGCATGGTTCACTTCTGCTGCATCGCACCTAAGCCCGGTCAGGAGGGAAAGTTCCTGGAGGATTTTCCGGACTTCGAAAATCTGGAATCACCAGAAAGTCTTCAACTTTAA
- a CDS encoding LytTR family transcriptional regulator, producing MDRSHYKKSDIIVFAILIPFINLFNYYLTYNNITFSLRTFLTFTIDTLEGFVAWAVIHVIILYLDKKIPYAGNVLKRIIIQLISTVAAAILSVIVLTFTINYFASDNPLPAGFFLYDIFIISVWFVVINGIYIAIYFYREWQWAENKRQEDNKIKASGFRVKTGKQDLLLSFEEIEGFWVQDEYVSCCTISGKKYVLDQSIDKLEKILPLSFFFRLNRQFMVHRNSVAGFERSENGKLNILLKPSQFLPPVINVSRTKAADFKEWFQ from the coding sequence ATGGATCGCTCGCACTATAAAAAATCAGACATCATAGTCTTCGCCATCCTCATCCCGTTCATCAATCTCTTTAACTATTACCTGACCTACAACAATATCACGTTTAGTCTCAGAACATTTCTCACCTTCACAATCGATACACTGGAGGGATTTGTAGCCTGGGCTGTTATTCATGTGATCATTCTGTATCTCGACAAAAAAATTCCTTATGCCGGAAATGTTCTAAAGCGCATTATCATTCAGTTGATTTCAACTGTCGCCGCCGCAATTCTTTCAGTGATCGTCCTTACGTTTACCATAAATTATTTTGCAAGTGATAATCCTTTGCCCGCAGGCTTTTTTCTGTATGATATTTTTATCATCTCCGTTTGGTTTGTGGTCATCAACGGCATCTACATAGCAATCTATTTTTATCGCGAATGGCAGTGGGCGGAAAACAAAAGACAGGAAGACAATAAGATCAAAGCATCCGGGTTCAGAGTTAAGACAGGCAAGCAGGACTTATTGCTTTCGTTTGAGGAAATTGAAGGCTTCTGGGTGCAGGATGAGTATGTAAGCTGTTGTACCATTTCCGGTAAGAAGTATGTCTTGGATCAATCAATCGACAAGCTTGAAAAGATACTTCCCCTCTCATTTTTCTTCCGTTTGAATCGTCAGTTTATGGTCCATCGCAATTCTGTCGCCGGTTTTGAGCGATCGGAGAATGGCAAACTGAACATCCTTTTAAAGCCATCCCAATTCCTTCCGCCGGTCATCAACGTCAGCAGAACGAAGGCAGCGGATTTTAAAGAATGGTTTCAGTAG
- a CDS encoding DNA alkylation repair protein, producing the protein MPARKSLKSKPKTKSVISSKELTAKKFIDKLKSLQSDAEKEKLQRYFKTDDGSYGAGDTFMGIRMGSLFGVAKEFMNMPVKEIEKLLENKIHEVRAGAVSIMDKSARDKHTGDIRRKELFDLYMRRHDRINNWDLVDLGCLHMTGSYLFDKPRTLLYKMAKSKNMWERRTAILSTTYFIRHGDLNDTYKISEMLLKETEDLVQKAAGWMLRFAGDKDHERLIEFLDEHASTMPRTMLRNTLEKLDKKKKDYYMKLK; encoded by the coding sequence ATGCCTGCAAGGAAAAGCTTAAAGAGCAAGCCAAAAACCAAGTCTGTCATTTCATCAAAAGAACTCACCGCGAAGAAGTTCATTGATAAATTAAAATCATTGCAATCAGACGCAGAGAAAGAAAAGCTTCAGCGATATTTTAAGACCGATGATGGATCTTATGGTGCAGGTGATACATTTATGGGCATCCGGATGGGTTCACTTTTCGGAGTAGCAAAGGAATTCATGAACATGCCGGTTAAAGAAATAGAAAAATTACTGGAGAATAAGATTCACGAAGTAAGGGCTGGAGCAGTAAGCATCATGGATAAATCAGCCCGTGACAAGCACACAGGTGACATCCGCCGAAAAGAGTTATTTGATCTTTACATGCGAAGACATGATCGCATCAACAACTGGGATCTTGTAGATCTGGGATGTCTTCACATGACCGGAAGCTATTTATTTGACAAGCCAAGAACATTGCTGTACAAGATGGCTAAATCAAAGAATATGTGGGAACGAAGGACTGCTATTCTGAGTACTACCTATTTTATACGTCACGGTGATCTTAATGATACTTACAAGATCTCAGAAATGCTTTTGAAAGAAACAGAAGATCTTGTACAGAAAGCCGCAGGATGGATGCTGAGATTCGCAGGTGATAAAGATCACGAGCGACTCATTGAATTTCTTGATGAGCATGCTTCCACTATGCCAAGAACGATGCTCAGAAACACGTTGGAGAAGCTTGATAAAAAGAAGAAGGACTATTACATGAAACTTAAATAA
- a CDS encoding NADAR family protein, whose translation MKYDISSLTARFNQGEILKYIFFWGHSSKSDEAGKFVFSQWYDSPFTVEGVLYPTAEHWMMAQKAILFNEPEIFRKILLSDKPGAVKELGRQIRNFNEDKWNQEKFGIVKAGNYHKFSQSKKLKDYLVSTGDRIIVEASPVDTIWGIGLSQDAPMIENPATWRGLNLLGFALMEVRDELNNLS comes from the coding sequence ATGAAGTATGATATAAGCTCGCTCACCGCAAGGTTTAACCAGGGAGAAATTTTAAAATATATTTTCTTCTGGGGTCATTCTTCAAAGAGTGATGAAGCAGGGAAATTTGTATTCAGTCAATGGTACGACTCTCCTTTCACTGTTGAAGGGGTTCTCTACCCTACTGCTGAACATTGGATGATGGCACAAAAGGCGATACTCTTTAATGAGCCAGAGATCTTCCGGAAGATTCTTCTTTCCGATAAACCCGGAGCTGTAAAAGAACTTGGCAGGCAGATCAGAAATTTCAATGAAGATAAGTGGAATCAGGAAAAGTTTGGCATCGTAAAGGCCGGCAACTATCATAAGTTCAGTCAGAGTAAAAAGCTTAAAGACTATCTCGTCAGCACCGGTGATCGGATCATTGTAGAAGCCAGTCCCGTTGACACGATCTGGGGTATTGGATTGAGTCAGGATGCTCCCATGATTGAAAATCCCGCAACATGGAGGGGCTTGAATCTCCTTGGATTTGCTTTAATGGAAGTAAGGGATGAGCTAAATAATTTATCTTAG
- a CDS encoding glyoxalase/bleomycin resistance/extradiol dioxygenase family protein has protein sequence MKIEHLAIWVEDLERMREFYTKYFALTSNDQYRNEKKGFSSYFLSFGESKTRIELMHRHDINEFSAKRGSVKGIAHFAIAAGSKEEVNNLTERLRTDGYIIESEPRTTGDGYYESVILDPEGNNIEITI, from the coding sequence ATGAAGATCGAACATCTTGCCATCTGGGTGGAAGACCTGGAACGAATGCGTGAATTTTATACGAAGTATTTTGCATTGACTTCCAATGATCAATACAGGAATGAAAAGAAAGGATTCAGTTCCTATTTCCTTTCCTTCGGAGAAAGCAAGACACGAATAGAGTTAATGCATCGGCACGATATCAATGAGTTTTCCGCAAAGCGCGGTTCTGTGAAAGGAATTGCTCATTTCGCCATTGCGGCAGGCAGCAAAGAAGAGGTCAATAATCTTACAGAACGTCTCCGCACCGATGGATACATTATTGAAAGTGAGCCGAGAACAACCGGAGATGGGTATTACGAAAGTGTGATACTGGATCCTGAAGGAAATAATATAGAGATCACTATCTGA
- a CDS encoding MFS transporter, whose translation MNDPKIIRAWCMYDWANSVYSLVITSAVFPVYYNAVTTSKDGGDIVLFFGYPIVNSVLYSYALSFSFLLIAPFLPLLSGMADYTGNKKAFMKFFVYLGGFACMGLFFFTRENVEWGIICSILASIGYAGSIVFYDAFLPEIASPDRFDAVSAKGYSLGYYGSVILLVINLAMILSWSTFGFPDEGTATRSSFLMVGLWWIGFSQFAFARLPDNPFQRKPTGRVLFNGYRELVKVWKSLSQYFNLKRFLFAYFFFNMGVQTVMYLAASFGAKELKLEDGKLIFTVLIIQLVASAGAHAFSNISKRRGNKAALMMLIGIWIGICILAYLTTNEYEFYGVAFLVGIVMGGIQSLSRATYSKLIPTNAIDHASYFSFFDVTFTMSIVFGTFFYGLIEQISGSMRNSTLALMVFFIIGMILLSRVTVTNEKTSEV comes from the coding sequence ATCAATGACCCTAAGATCATCCGTGCCTGGTGCATGTATGACTGGGCCAATTCAGTGTACTCTCTTGTCATCACATCAGCCGTATTCCCTGTTTACTACAACGCCGTCACCACATCCAAAGACGGAGGTGACATCGTGCTCTTCTTTGGATATCCTATTGTCAATTCAGTTCTCTATTCCTATGCACTGTCTTTCTCTTTCCTGTTGATTGCTCCCTTTCTTCCATTGCTTTCAGGAATGGCAGACTATACCGGCAACAAGAAGGCGTTTATGAAGTTCTTCGTTTACCTCGGAGGCTTTGCCTGCATGGGTTTATTCTTCTTTACAAGAGAGAATGTAGAGTGGGGCATAATATGCTCCATCCTGGCAAGCATCGGGTACGCAGGAAGCATTGTCTTTTATGATGCCTTTCTGCCTGAGATAGCCTCTCCCGATCGTTTCGATGCCGTCAGTGCAAAGGGCTACTCACTGGGTTACTATGGAAGCGTGATCCTCCTTGTGATCAACCTGGCTATGATCCTCTCATGGTCCACCTTCGGCTTCCCCGATGAAGGAACAGCCACACGTTCTTCTTTTCTCATGGTGGGACTATGGTGGATCGGATTTTCTCAATTTGCATTCGCCCGTCTTCCCGACAATCCTTTTCAAAGAAAACCAACCGGCCGTGTTCTGTTTAATGGATATCGCGAGCTAGTAAAAGTCTGGAAAAGCCTCAGTCAGTATTTTAATCTGAAACGCTTCCTCTTTGCTTACTTCTTTTTTAACATGGGCGTCCAGACCGTCATGTATCTCGCCGCTTCTTTCGGCGCGAAAGAACTCAAGCTGGAAGATGGCAAGCTCATATTTACAGTGTTGATCATTCAACTGGTTGCATCAGCAGGAGCACACGCCTTTTCCAATATTTCCAAAAGACGTGGTAACAAAGCTGCCCTTATGATGCTGATCGGAATCTGGATCGGGATCTGTATCCTCGCTTACCTCACTACCAATGAATATGAATTCTATGGCGTGGCCTTCCTGGTAGGGATTGTCATGGGAGGAATTCAGTCCCTGTCAAGAGCAACGTATTCAAAGCTCATTCCAACCAATGCGATTGATCATGCTTCGTATTTCAGCTTTTTCGACGTGACGTTCACCATGTCCATCGTCTTCGGAACTTTCTTTTACGGTCTCATCGAACAGATCTCCGGCAGCATGCGCAACAGCACTCTCGCACTCATGGTATTTTTTATTATCGGAATGATATTGCTTTCAAGAGTAACCGTTACCAACGAAAAAACCTCAGAGGTTTGA
- a CDS encoding biopolymer transporter ExbD: MSKFKKKAQVKQDIPTSSMPDVVFMLLFFFMVTTELRETAIDVQQRIPEATQLRKLLRKSLVTNLYIGEPKKTEQFGKEPKIQADDVFIEPKDIILWVNRQKDLLAENERDQLTISLKVDNEAKRGIIADVETELRKANARKILYTTLEKKKEEK; this comes from the coding sequence ATGTCAAAGTTTAAGAAAAAGGCTCAGGTAAAACAGGACATCCCGACATCTTCCATGCCGGATGTGGTTTTCATGTTGCTGTTCTTTTTTATGGTTACAACCGAATTGAGAGAAACAGCCATTGATGTACAACAGCGTATTCCTGAAGCTACCCAGCTTCGTAAATTGCTTCGTAAATCTCTGGTAACTAACCTCTACATCGGAGAGCCTAAAAAAACAGAACAATTTGGTAAAGAGCCAAAAATTCAGGCAGATGATGTGTTCATCGAACCTAAGGATATCATCCTTTGGGTGAACCGTCAGAAAGATTTGCTCGCTGAAAACGAACGTGATCAGCTGACAATCTCACTGAAAGTAGACAATGAAGCCAAGAGAGGTATCATCGCCGATGTGGAAACAGAACTCCGCAAAGCAAATGCCCGTAAAATCCTTTACACTACTCTTGAAAAGAAGAAAGAAGAAAAATAG
- a CDS encoding acyltransferase family protein — MNTSDQPLQDQISSTRFHGLDAARAIALLIGILHHGIESFVTYANGDWITQDSQSSLFLDIVFYVSHVFRMQAFFLMSGFFAHMIFHRNGLKAFALNRMKRLVIPFIVFWPLLYFSLYNLWIWGIQYNQGLSYAAAVAKLPSYMIWSHGFPLMHLWFLYFLILFCAGVVVFRSPIVSWIDPSCRIRHAVDRLISFFMNRWWGSLAFGLAMVGPMLGMTDWFGVDTSASGLIPRAASFIIYGLYFTLGWFLHRQSFLMEGMKKFRVVNLCMSIVITFSVIIISLLFSEPADPADGRFILMGINTLYAFASMTMVFAFIGFMLSWFEDPSPTIRYMADSAYWGYLIHLPIIAFLEIIVATSDIVWPLKLLIIIVPAAVLLWFTYQYGVRNTWIGILLNGKRKG, encoded by the coding sequence ATGAACACCTCAGATCAACCCCTTCAGGACCAGATTTCATCAACCCGCTTTCATGGATTGGATGCCGCCAGAGCTATTGCCCTGCTGATTGGCATTCTTCATCATGGGATTGAATCTTTTGTCACCTACGCAAACGGTGACTGGATTACACAGGACTCACAAAGCAGCCTATTCCTTGATATTGTCTTTTACGTTTCTCACGTCTTCCGCATGCAGGCATTTTTCCTCATGTCAGGATTTTTTGCTCATATGATCTTCCATCGTAACGGACTAAAAGCATTTGCCCTCAATAGAATGAAGCGACTGGTTATTCCTTTCATAGTCTTCTGGCCTCTTCTGTACTTCTCTCTTTACAATTTGTGGATCTGGGGAATTCAGTATAACCAGGGCTTGTCATATGCCGCGGCCGTTGCGAAACTCCCATCGTACATGATCTGGTCTCACGGTTTTCCACTCATGCATCTTTGGTTTTTATATTTCCTTATTCTCTTTTGTGCCGGTGTTGTTGTCTTCAGATCTCCGATCGTTTCCTGGATCGATCCTTCATGCAGAATTCGTCATGCAGTTGACAGGTTAATTTCCTTCTTTATGAATCGCTGGTGGGGGAGTCTTGCCTTTGGATTGGCAATGGTAGGTCCCATGCTGGGAATGACGGATTGGTTTGGAGTAGATACTTCTGCATCAGGACTAATACCGAGAGCGGCATCTTTTATTATTTACGGATTATACTTTACACTTGGATGGTTTCTTCATCGCCAGTCATTCTTAATGGAAGGCATGAAGAAATTCAGAGTTGTCAATCTGTGCATGAGTATAGTCATAACATTTTCTGTTATCATCATTAGTCTTTTGTTCAGCGAACCAGCTGATCCTGCTGATGGCCGATTCATTTTGATGGGTATTAATACATTGTATGCATTTGCCTCCATGACGATGGTCTTTGCATTTATCGGGTTTATGCTCTCATGGTTTGAAGATCCCAGCCCGACGATCCGCTACATGGCAGACAGCGCCTATTGGGGATACCTCATTCATTTACCGATCATAGCATTTTTAGAGATCATTGTGGCAACTTCAGATATCGTGTGGCCTCTGAAACTATTGATCATCATCGTTCCAGCTGCTGTTTTGTTGTGGTTCACCTATCAATACGGCGTGCGAAACACCTGGATTGGAATTCTTCTGAATGGCAAAAGAAAAGGTTAG
- a CDS encoding PorT family protein, with protein sequence MKSNPLVSLLLVTMTSVFCFGQADIPKREIGIIAGFSATTYSGVGGSTLANHVSIGIYGRFKLAERFSIDPRILFPYGTGARGLNLPAPAVYSGLGLKTDDVERRTTSISIEAPVSYYITNRFSVNVGPQFMVTTGSKDFYKSSTGNDVLIVDSKYLMHQFDAGVTMGIAFRRRLTLGLQYYTGLMYVVKDDAFPAKNSILQIRAEIPLRKLSSQKTDTE encoded by the coding sequence ATGAAATCAAATCCGTTAGTGAGCTTACTGCTAGTGACCATGACTTCTGTCTTCTGCTTTGGGCAGGCTGATATTCCAAAAAGAGAAATCGGTATTATTGCTGGCTTCAGTGCAACAACCTATTCAGGTGTTGGTGGAAGTACATTAGCCAATCACGTTTCCATAGGAATTTATGGAAGATTTAAATTGGCTGAACGATTCTCAATCGATCCACGCATCCTCTTTCCTTACGGTACAGGAGCCCGTGGGCTTAATCTCCCGGCACCGGCGGTTTATTCAGGGCTTGGGTTAAAAACGGATGATGTTGAAAGAAGGACTACCAGTATCAGCATTGAAGCGCCTGTCAGTTATTACATCACCAATCGATTCAGTGTAAATGTCGGGCCACAGTTTATGGTTACTACAGGGAGTAAGGACTTTTATAAATCTTCAACTGGAAATGATGTGCTCATTGTGGACTCCAAATATCTTATGCATCAATTTGATGCCGGAGTAACGATGGGGATTGCGTTCAGGAGAAGATTAACGCTTGGGCTTCAGTATTATACAGGACTGATGTATGTCGTGAAAGATGATGCATTTCCTGCCAAAAATTCTATCCTTCAGATAAGAGCAGAAATACCCTTGAGAAAGTTAAGCAGTCAAAAAACAGACACGGAGTAA
- a CDS encoding ChbG/HpnK family deacetylase translates to MMLRSILALVFISLCSHIHAQQARLIVRGDDMGYSHSGNEAIIKSFKEGIESSIEIIVPSPWFPEAARLLNEYPQIDVGIHLAITSEWDNIKWRPLSECPSIVNADGYFFPMLFPNKNYPGQSVSENQWKIEDIEKEFRAQIELALKKIPRISHISSHMGCTDLAPAVKAMTKRLAKEYKIDIDLSEYQVEYVAMEGARKTSEEKIQSFMKMLDKLQPGKNYLFVEHPGFDNAELRAVSHIGYENVAEDRQGVTDLFTNDKVKEMIRKKGILLIGYKDLLTGKK, encoded by the coding sequence ATGATGTTAAGAAGCATTTTAGCTCTCGTGTTTATAAGCCTTTGCTCACACATTCATGCTCAACAAGCACGGCTGATTGTAAGAGGGGATGATATGGGTTATTCCCATTCCGGGAATGAAGCGATCATTAAATCTTTTAAAGAAGGCATTGAATCTTCTATTGAGATCATCGTTCCGTCACCCTGGTTTCCGGAGGCGGCAAGATTGCTGAATGAATATCCTCAGATCGATGTAGGCATTCATCTTGCGATCACCAGCGAGTGGGACAATATCAAATGGCGACCGTTATCAGAATGTCCCAGCATTGTGAACGCTGATGGCTATTTCTTTCCCATGTTATTTCCCAACAAAAATTATCCGGGACAATCTGTCTCCGAGAACCAATGGAAGATTGAAGACATTGAGAAAGAATTCAGAGCTCAGATCGAACTCGCGTTGAAGAAGATCCCCCGCATCAGTCATATCTCTTCTCACATGGGTTGCACAGATCTTGCACCCGCCGTTAAAGCAATGACAAAGCGTCTGGCAAAAGAGTATAAGATCGACATTGACTTGTCGGAATACCAGGTGGAGTATGTTGCGATGGAAGGTGCCCGGAAAACATCGGAAGAGAAAATTCAAAGCTTTATGAAGATGCTTGACAAGCTTCAGCCGGGAAAAAACTACCTGTTTGTCGAGCATCCTGGTTTTGATAATGCAGAGCTGCGGGCTGTTTCTCATATTGGCTATGAAAATGTTGCTGAAGACCGGCAGGGAGTAACGGATCTTTTTACAAACGATAAAGTAAAAGAAATGATCAGGAAGAAGGGTATACTTCTGATTGGTTATAAAGATCTTCTGACGGGAAAGAAATGA